The following nucleotide sequence is from Harpia harpyja isolate bHarHar1 chromosome 7, bHarHar1 primary haplotype, whole genome shotgun sequence.
TCAGCCCCCACCTTGAAAGGAACAGTCTCAGACAAGTAGTTTTGAGAAGGTGAGAGTGACGTGGTTTGGGCTTGTCTGGTGCTTTTTAGTGGGCCAAATACAGCACAGCTGTTTTTACCTGCACTCTTACATCATGCTTGCCAAAATGCAGAGTAGGTGAGTTATTTCCCTGCCAGGTTCCCCCTTCCTGTGGTTAACTCTTTGTGTTTTGGTGATGCAGGCTGGATGCTGAAACTGGGatttgtttctctccttctgttttcCACCTGTGAAACATTCAACTCTTCCTATCTTTACGTTGCTGCTTTAGCTTTTCCTTTGGCAGTTATTTCCACCTCCTGGCAAGGCCACGAGGTCACAGCTGACCACTGTGCCTTCTGATTTCTTTGGCACTATGGCCAGGGGTAGAATACCTCATCTGTTGCTTCAGGAACTGAAACATTAGGAATGCCTCTGTCCCAGCCTTTCCCACACTCCTAGCTGGTTATTGTACCTAGCTTGCCAGATGGATGCTTTTAAAAGCTGGTCACTAGACAGTGATTACCAGATATCAAGTCTTAGAATAGCTTAAGTTTGGCAAAGGCCTCCAGAGGTCATCTAATTCAGCTAGCTGCTCAACTTCATGCATGCTGCATGTACACAGAAGGTTCGAGAGATCCAGGGTAGTGTGCCTACAAACTGTGAGCAATGAGTCCAGGTGAGTTGGAAGTGTTGAGCAGAGAAAGTGTATAGCTTATGCATCCAGCATCAGAAAGACATAGATACGTAATTTGAtttgtttaaaggaaaacaactggaaaattaAACCATCTCACAACTGCCAAGGCAACTGTAAAATTAGCAGGACTGCTCAGAAAGCAACCTCCTGCAAACCTGCTAGGGGTATGTAGGGCACAGCTCAAAAAGTACCTACCATCTTGTAACCTCCCATTCTGAACATGGGAGATGGGGTTGTCCCTGCATGAATCCATGTGCACCTAGGTGATTCTgtcagcttttgaaagaaaaagtgatgaTTTAGGTAGCAAAGCATGAGGACTCGATTGCTATAGtcaagaagaaaacatgaaaaacaattgCCTGGGAACTTAGTAGTGGCAGGAAAATATTGCCCTCACTGCAGACTTGGCGGTCTTTTCTAACTGTCAGCAAATGACTTCCTATGTGCCCATTTTGCAGCAATCCATACTGACACTGATAATACTATGCATAGTGTTGCTGTAACAGGACAGCTGTGATCCCCTCACACTTGAACGGGAAAGGCAAAAATGTGCTAGAGAAACCAAATGACAGGTACAAAGAGAAGACTGTGGTAGTGTGTCTAACAGGTAAATGAGCATACAAGAACACTTCAGGATGGTTGCCTCCAGTGATTCTGAACAGGTatcctgcatattttttttttctttctccaggctATGTTAAGAAGAAAGCATGTCCTAGGGACCCAGATGAAGACTGCATGAGATGTGGACCCGAACAATATGTGAATGAAGCATTCCAAAAGCCACGATGTGACGCTTGTGTATCATGCACAAAAGGTTTGCTTTCCCTCACACATACCTCACAGTTATATtctctctctgtattttatttacactttgtttatattttattaagTTAGAATTTCCAGCAGCAAAATTATCCATCCTTGGTTACTGATTTAGAGAGCCAAATGCTACCTTGCACATAATCAGTATCGCTTTCTATGTGACCTGGGACTACCTAAAAATTCTCTCATCCAGTGCTATCCAAGtctgatttctgctttctctcttatATTACAAGCCATTGTCTACAGGCTTCTCCAATTATTCGTGACTTAAGTTGCCATCGCAAAGAGTGCCAGCAGCCTGTTCTGCTTCCTTGAGCCTTTGAACTGATGTTGCTCAGCTTTGGCCCCAGCTCGACATTTTCATTGCAGGGTGATCCTTTGTTACCACATCTGTTTCTTCCCCACAGAATCGGACCTTGTGGAAAAAGAGCCCTGCTCCTTCAATTCTAGCCGTGTGTGTGAGTGCCGACCAGGCCTGTTCTGTCAAACCCCTGTTCTGAACACCTGCATACGATGCCAGCAGCACACTGTTTGCAAGCCTGGTTTTGGAGTCAAAGTCAGAGGTAGGAATTCCTACCTGTCTAGCTTACCTTTTCTGATCTTGGCCATAGGCCTGGACCTGATGCATTTTGGTTGGTCGGTCCTCAGTCGTTATTTTTATTCAGGCACCTCAACGAATGATGTTACTTGTGAAGAGTGCCCTTCTGGGACCTTTTCTGATCAAAATTCCAGCACCGACATCTGCAAGCCCCACACAAAGTAAGTCCATAGTTCTTTAAAGTGACTAACTAATTAAAGCTATAGAGGACTAAAAGGGACACCTGTCCCTTCTGGTGCGAAGTATACAAATTTATCTTAGAGGCAATGGGATCGCTTTGGGCCTATGTGCAGAGTTTAGAAGGCCTGTCTTTATACCTGTTGCACAGCTCTGTACTGGAGGAAGGAAACCCTCTTGCCTCATTTTTAGTTTACTAAGTACAGCGGAATTACACACGCATGTGAGTATCAGGTTTGCATCCAGGTCAAGAATTAATGCCACAGGGGTGAGAAGAAGGTTAATGactttttcactgaaagcaaTAAATGCAGGTGGTAGAAaaatgaccaaagggatgttTGCCACGTGGAAAATACTCTTATCTTGTACCACGGCATTTTCCTCTAGCGCTGATACActcttctttttcattccctAGCTGTGCCAAGTTAAACAAAATAGCACTAAGCAAAGGAAATGCCACACACGATCAGGTTTGCCTGGACCAATTGCCCACCTACCTCACCTCAAGCACTTTGTCCATGCGATTCAGCAATGAAACAAATAACTCTGACCTAAGGAGGGTTGAAGAGAACCTGGTGACCATGGGTAGTATCCTTTTAAGTGCCATAACAACTGAAAACCCCAGTTCAACTCCTGAGGAGAAAGCTCTGGCTGGCACTTTTCCCACCTCAGCCAAGGGGGAGACGACAATGGGAGGTAATAAAGATAAAGCATTTACTCTGCCTAGCATGTTTTATTTGGATATATCTTTGGTAAATGCAATTTTTATGTGGGTGCTTCCTGCAAATCCCCTATGACTTGTGAAATGACGTCCATGGATCTATGTCCAAACACATAGATCTACTAATAGttctccctctgccttttcttagcctttcctgtgctccctttccctttctgtgctaTAGGTCTAGTTCTTTGGGCAGTGGTTCTCTCTGTGATAGTGCTACTTGTGGGCATGCTGTTAATTTGGAAATGGAAGGTTTGCAAGAAGCGGATCCTCATCCTCAAAGGAAAGCGTGAGTTTTTAAAGCTGTAATACATAGCATGCTGTTTGATCTCCAAGTATATGCCAACTGGGAACTCAAATATACCAAAATTTTGTGGAGGTCATTGGGGAAGAGAATGTTCACTACTGCCTGGTGCACGTGGGCCAGATAAGGGTTTTAGGCAAACAGTTCATGCAGCATGTTGGAGAACATGAGAGAAAGATTGAAGCAGCTGTGAATTTATGGAGGAAGATGCTACAAGCTGGGTGGGGAAAAGGTAACCAGTGGTTTCTTCTCTCAGCACAGACACTAATATTAAATGATACCTGAAGTGTTTTGTGAGTATTTATTGGTTCCGGCAATGGGGTTGGACTTTGAGCATGAGAGGAAGAGTGATTTTTACTCACACCGGCTCTCCGTAGCTTTGCCTAGAGTTACATGTGGGGTGTTCCTGTGGAACCACATTCCCTCTTTTATAGAAAGCAGGATGTGCATGTTGTAGGTTGGTTGTAGGCCTGTGGGTGTGGTAAAGCTGTTAGAGCCTGTATGCTCCACGATGAGTTTTACTAAATGAATGGTTTCTTTTATTAGCACATCTGCATTCCATCACTTCACACAAATCCAGACTCAAATCTCAAGGTGAGTGACCGATGGATGAGGAATTGTAATCCATATGTCTAAAGAATAAGTGGATAGTTTTAATATGGAACTTTATTTTatggaattttaatttaaaacgtGGAACTTTTTCATGTCAAACGTATGTCTCTGCTGACATGCAAAAGCCCAATCCTGTTGTCTGTCCTGCGCAGGCAGGTGATGCTCTGGATGTGACGAGCCACTAGATGGCACTTTTTTCCCACTGCACCCGAATGGTTGGGCGAGGTGTCAGTGCAGGGAGGCTTTACTGGAAAAACGCCCAATTAATTTCTGGGCACTCAAATGTGAGAGACGTGTTCCAGAAAAAGTGGGTGTTAGCCATACCACCTGTACAGATCACCTAGAGTACACACATTTTGCCCAATTAACTAATCCCCTCTCAGCACGTCCATTTCCATTGACTAATCTATTCTCTTCTGTTGTGTTAGATTCTCCTCATCACCACACATCAGAGCTTTTTATACTCATTTATTCAGGAATACAATTTAAAACCTCTTGTGTGCAGCTTAATTTTCTCAAAATGGAATTTTTGCTTCCTCACTTGCCTTACACAGGAGAAACTGTTACTGTGTAGCATTATAGAGCTGATGCATTGAAAATAAAGGTGGCTGCATGTTAGAGTGAAATTAGATAGCAGGCCTGAGCCCGTCTAGCTTCATGGTACTACAGAAGGATGCTGTACACTCCCTTCTTCTCAcctctcttctttccccagtGTTCCCTTCCTCCATCCTTGCATAAAATCCCATCCCCTTAATAGTCATCTGACCACCACATGATGAACTAATCCAACTTGTTAATCCAGTAGAAagttattaacttttttttacttttttctttttaataagccTGTCTTCTGCTTGCCTGTCTTCTGCTTATCTAGAAGGTTTAATCAGTTCATCACTTCATTAGATGAATACTGTCTGTGGTGTGGGGAGAGTGATAGTGGTGGCCACAAAGGGCTTTGAGGAGAGCAGGACCTCACAGTCTTGGCAGCAACATGTTGCTGGTTCACCTCAGCCGTGTCATGTAAGTGTGCCCTCCGTGGTTGGGCAGTAGAGTAGTTTAGGACATAGCTAGGTGATCTTTCAGAGTAAATATTAACGTTCTTGTGATTGCTGTGAATTTTCTTCTgataatttttcctctttccattgcAGGTTCTGATTTAGTGAACAAATGCGCAGTAAGTGTGAACAATATTCCAAAACAGATCACTTTCCATTCCAATGtaaataatgatatttttaaatgtcctGTTAAAGAGTGCCAGCCTTTTTGTTTGGACTTCCCTCTGCAACGCATCATCCCCTAGGTGCAGTGATGAGATGTACTAGGATTTGGTACTTTCACGTCTTGGGCTATGTTTAATGTGGTGTTAAATAATGTGATGCTGCCAATCTTGCTTGTGAAGGGAGTATTTGGTTTGCTCTTTTGCCATTCATGTTGCATTCTATGGGACAAGATCCAAAATCACAGGATGAACATGCCTTTTCTACCTTCTGGGAGAACTTTGTCTGTCAGTCCCACTTTATCTTACTGCTCCAGTCACACCAGTAGGATTTGTACCCTTCTGCCTCCCTCCATGTCACCTTCCATCTTTGTAGGATTTGGCATGAGTGTAATATGGGTACACAGTGGGTATTGTTTGTCTGGAAGACTTTCCAGCAGGACCAGCTTCTGGTTTAACAGTATAGTTTGCATATGAACAAGGCAAACATCAGTCAATATGGTAACAACAGAAAGCAGTTCCTCAGCTGTTGAAATCATCATAGCTCTGTTTGATTCCCCCACTTTCAGTGAAATTACAGCAACTTTCATCCTCTGAGTCTTCACAGTTTATTGTCTATATCTGCTAAAACACTCTCTagactcttccttttttttttcaaatcagtttgcttttaaatgttgCACATCTGCACACATACAAAATACTACTTATTCTAATGAATCTGGTTGCAATCAGCTATCATAATTTCAGTGTGTCACTGCTAATTCCTGAATTGTGGGGAGCTTCCACTCTTGCTTTCATAGTCAGTCAGATATGAGCAAGAGTTTTAAACTGCACATTTCAAAATCATActatgttgtggtttttttttttttttccttttccaaccTTGTGGAAACAGAGCTAGGAACCATCAGAAATTTGTGATGAAGGACCGTTAGCCTCTCTCAGACTCTGGCTCCTCTTTTAAAGGACTGTTTGTAATTAATTCTTCACATAATAGCTAGTCTGAGCTTGTTTCTTCTACCTGAGGTTCTGCTGAGGCAATTCCATTTTGAAGTTCAGCCAGTTCAACCTCTGGCTTGTTTTGTTCTTCCATAGGAGTGTGGTAGGTCTTTGCAAAATCTAAGAGGAAGGTAAACCATATATTCTCAGTTTTGACTGTTTGACTCTCTCACCATATGATTACACATCTGTACATGTTTGTCCTCTGATACTTATCTCACaactaaatatgaaaaatatcttGTTAAAGTTCTTTCTGAGCAAATCCCTTAAAATTTTTACCTCCAGCATCTATCTTTCTTACTGATGTTATACTTTTTGCTGGAAAGTGCTACTGAGCTTCAGCCCCCCAGAATGCAGCTGTTACTATATTACAGGACAGCAGACTCTGCAACAGAGCATACAGTATAAGACTTGTGGCAAAAAGTCAACATAACAAATAAGTGGATTTACAAAGGTTCATCGGCACCTAAATTGCGGACAAGGCAGTGGAACTTAGCAAAGCATCCAAGCAGGTCCAGGAAACTGGATTTCAGTGGAAGTGAGGTATATTCTTGCAAATATCATAAAAAATCTGTGAATTTAGCttagaaatgctatttttaaatatggCCTTAAGTGATGCAGGAACCTAGTTCAAACAAACTTATGTTTCTATATCAGTTAGGCACTTTCAAATTTTTTACTCCCTGTGACAGTGGTGCCATGAAGTACATTATATTATTCTGACTGCAGTAGAAGGATTCCGTAGACCTATTGCAATCTTCACAGTGTTGCTTTTACATTCACCCCACTTCTACTCTCCTCTTTGTATTGGCAGAAGATCATACTGACTACTGACAGTGGGCCAGAAGAGAAGGAGTTAATTGACAGAACCCTCCCTTTGGAAACCAACAATAACTTGGTCTCCAGCACAGAAAAAGCATATAGTCCTGAACTGAGTCTGACTGATGTGACACAGAGCAATGGAAATGCTCCAGATTGCCCTATCGATTCTCGAGTGAGAGACCACACAAATAATCGAATTGGTaagtcttgctttttttttttttttccttttgtctgttcAGTATTTCAACCATGGGCACATAATGTCATTCTGAGATTATTAGTAAGCTGCAAAGTGTCCAAAGTGTCTAACAAAGGTTGGGGCTGAATCTCCAGAACTTTTGACACACAAATTCTGGTATATCTACTCATTTGAATATAATGCTTTCTTATTTTCACATTTGCCTTAGTCACTTATGAACCTGACAGAAAAATGCTCTTCTCCTCTTTTTCATTCCAGAAGATgtaaatttgcagaagaaatctgaaatCCAAAATATGTCAGCTGGAAAATGACGCTGTAATACTTAATGACAGTTGTACTTCACATGTCTCAAGCtatcattttcttctcttggttTCACAGTAATAGCTTGAAATGTGTCTCCCATATGTTCCCATAAAGTCTTCGACCATGGCACAGGGTAGGAGATAAAGTCAGGCAAGGAAGCTTACTCACGGGGAGAATTGTTACCTGAGACACAGTCTACATGAGACATTCTGGCAATGTTTCCAAACCCCATTTTGAGGTTATTTGAAGGGGTTTTTGGGTATTACTAGAGCTGACCTTTCCTTACTAAATgccctttctgttttttctgtgagTGATGGACTTGGGATGCATGTGAGGATTTGACTTACCATACCCAAATATCTCCAAGCAATTGTGAACAATAACCTACAGTGTCTGATCTGCAGCATATGTCTGAATAAAACGTAATGATCCAAGCCATAGCAAAGGCCTTATTTACCTTTCGTAAAGGAGTAGGGTCAACAAGTTGGACACAAGGTTCAAGTCTATCCCAGAAAATTTTGTAGTTGATTCTCTGCTGGAAAGAAACTAATTTCTTTGCAGGTCCTAAGACCCCAGATAATTACCCAGAATTTCTGTACAGTGCTGATCCTTGCCCAAAGGCTGCTTTTAATGCAGGTGTTGTTGCTTCTCGAAACAGCAGGAGTATAAAACTTGGATTCTCCGTATCTGTCTTCCCCAGATCCTGATTAATTGCTTCTTCTAACAGACTCTTGTGAATATCTTACTGCCTTTTCTAATTTGTCTTTCTCCGGTAGTCCTAGCTATAGTGCAGCTGCTTCATCACACGGGAGTTAGATCTACGTGATCTAAAATGCCCAGAGTCCCATTGACAGTGGTCCAAAACCAGACAGTGTAGTACAAAATGTGCAGGCCTTCTTTATCACTTAGTATATTCAGTGGTttgatttcaaaattaaaagcaccTTATAAATAAACAATTAAATAGACAACTTACAATGTGTGAATTCGAAAAGCTTTAGTGGGTTAGGGAATTCTGTGTTTTCACAGTGACGGGCTTGATCTGCATgcctctgattaaaaaaagaacaagggggCGGGGGGATAAGAAAAACCGAGTACCAAATAAAAATTTTGCATGAAAAGGAACCATCTCTAGGGTCAGCAGTGATTGTTAACTACACTcagcactatttttttccttcctcagaaaAAATATACATCATGAAGGCCGACACTGTTATTGTGGGGTCCATTTCAGAAGTGCCTAGTGGCAAGAACTGTGCTGCTAGAGGATGTGAAAGTAGTGTTGATGCCCAGGAAAACGTGGAAGAGGAACTGGCAATGCACTATCCAGAGCAGGAAACAGAGTCTTTTCGAGGGAATGATGTAACGGTTCCTGTagaagaagagggaaaggaattTCATCACCCCACCACTGCCACTGAAAAGTGATAACCCACTGAGAAGATGTGTGAAGCTACAGAAATATCCAGTGTGACACTAAGCCTTGAATCTATGACAAGGGAGGTAAACACATAGTGCCTTAGATTATCTGAAAACTCAGGTAAAACACTGAAACACATTCAAACAAGGAGTGCTAGAAGCTATTTTATCTAACAAATGAGAGGATCATCCAAACTGTTGGCCTTCATAGCTGACGTCAAatatttctctttccctctctctccccgcATCGTGCTGGAAACAAATTTGAATCAAAGCTACAAAATTCAGAGCACATCTGGATGCCAACTCAAGTTTCACAACTTGCTTTCTCTGCATGAAGGAATGGATTGAAAACTATGTCTGATTACTTCTATTATCGTATGAAAATTCTGGCCAGAATTCTGAGTTAAGCTTGAGACTC
It contains:
- the TNFRSF8 gene encoding tumor necrosis factor receptor superfamily member 8, with protein sequence MAACSLVLGLWLLLLLQDIQTAPQTSLTPSHSCDTLENWFYDETSQSCCYQCPSGYVKKKACPRDPDEDCMRCGPEQYVNEAFQKPRCDACVSCTKESDLVEKEPCSFNSSRVCECRPGLFCQTPVLNTCIRCQQHTVCKPGFGVKVRGTSTNDVTCEECPSGTFSDQNSSTDICKPHTNCAKLNKIALSKGNATHDQVCLDQLPTYLTSSTLSMRFSNETNNSDLRRVEENLVTMGSILLSAITTENPSSTPEEKALAGTFPTSAKGETTMGGLVLWAVVLSVIVLLVGMLLIWKWKVCKKRILILKGKPHLHSITSHKSRLKSQGSDLVNKCAKIILTTDSGPEEKELIDRTLPLETNNNLVSSTEKAYSPELSLTDVTQSNGNAPDCPIDSRVRDHTNNRIEKIYIMKADTVIVGSISEVPSGKNCAARGCESSVDAQENVEEELAMHYPEQETESFRGNDVTVPVEEEGKEFHHPTTATEK